The following are encoded together in the Bradyrhizobium sp. CCGUVB1N3 genome:
- the mnmE gene encoding tRNA uridine-5-carboxymethylaminomethyl(34) synthesis GTPase MnmE — MHPRDQTIFALSSGRPPSAIAIVRVSGAEAGQVLTRLAGELPKPRLAHRVLLRDANGQAIDDAVVLWFPGPASATGEDVAEFHVHGGRAVLATLFVAISAIQNLRAADPGEFTRRAFENGKLDLTEAEGLDDLIHADTDRQRRQALRQLQGLLGERARDWRERIIEASALIEAGIDFSDEGDVSSELLAPARAKIKALHDEIAKVLAAQGKAERLRDGLVVAIAGPPNVGKSTLINQLVRREVAIVSPHAGTTRDVIEVQLDLDGYPVTVIDTAGIRETDDPVEQEGVRRARARAADADLVLWLADADRGEEGRPAGGAPVWTVRNKIDLGQETLQESLQETSSAALRPDANKAMGPDPRARMFAISARRGDGLPELITALVGFAAEFFGTSEGALVTRARQRDLLSQAAGSLERSLALLGEGEELAAEELRAAAYALGRLLGRVDVEDVLGAIFQKFCIGK; from the coding sequence ATGCATCCCCGCGACCAGACCATCTTTGCACTTTCATCGGGCCGGCCGCCGAGCGCGATCGCGATTGTCCGCGTGTCGGGCGCAGAGGCCGGCCAGGTCCTGACGCGACTGGCGGGTGAATTGCCAAAGCCGCGGCTTGCACACCGGGTGCTGCTGCGGGACGCAAACGGCCAGGCGATCGACGATGCCGTGGTGCTCTGGTTTCCGGGGCCCGCGAGCGCGACCGGCGAGGACGTTGCCGAATTCCACGTCCATGGCGGGCGGGCGGTGCTTGCGACGCTGTTCGTAGCAATTTCGGCTATTCAGAACTTGCGGGCGGCCGATCCTGGCGAGTTCACCCGCCGCGCCTTCGAGAACGGCAAGCTCGATCTCACCGAGGCGGAAGGCCTCGACGACCTCATCCACGCCGACACCGACCGGCAGCGTCGCCAGGCGCTGCGGCAATTGCAGGGTCTCTTGGGCGAACGCGCGCGCGACTGGCGCGAGCGAATCATCGAGGCGTCGGCGCTGATCGAGGCCGGCATCGATTTTTCCGACGAGGGCGATGTGTCGTCGGAATTGCTGGCGCCGGCGCGCGCGAAGATCAAGGCGCTGCATGACGAGATCGCAAAAGTGCTTGCAGCACAGGGCAAGGCTGAACGCTTGCGCGACGGCCTCGTGGTCGCGATCGCCGGCCCACCGAACGTCGGCAAGTCGACGCTGATCAATCAGCTCGTGCGGCGCGAGGTCGCGATCGTCTCGCCGCATGCCGGCACGACGCGCGACGTGATCGAGGTGCAGCTCGATCTCGACGGCTATCCCGTGACCGTCATCGACACCGCCGGCATTCGCGAGACCGATGATCCCGTCGAGCAGGAAGGCGTGCGTCGCGCGCGGGCGCGGGCGGCGGACGCCGATCTCGTGCTGTGGCTGGCGGATGCCGATCGCGGCGAGGAGGGCCGGCCGGCCGGAGGCGCGCCGGTCTGGACCGTGCGCAACAAGATCGATCTTGGTCAGGAGACTTTGCAAGAGAGTTTGCAAGAGACCTCCAGCGCGGCCTTGAGGCCGGACGCGAACAAGGCTATGGGGCCTGACCCGCGCGCCAGGATGTTTGCGATCTCGGCGCGACGCGGCGATGGACTGCCCGAGCTGATCACGGCGCTGGTCGGGTTCGCTGCCGAGTTCTTCGGAACGAGTGAGGGCGCGCTGGTCACCCGCGCCCGGCAGCGCGACCTGCTCAGCCAGGCCGCCGGCTCGCTGGAGCGGAGCCTCGCTCTTCTCGGCGAAGG